A segment of the Leptolyngbya sp. NIES-3755 genome:
AAGTGATTCAAGATGTGATACAGGTTGTAGAGCGTTTTTCGCGTCTTGTAGCCTGAATCAGTCGGATAAATCTCTTCATAGCCTCGATAAAATTCAGCGGGAAAGCCCCCAAACAATTCGGTCATCGCCAAATCCACTTCTCGATCGCCCCAATAAGTCGCTGGATCAAAGATGACAGGTTCCCCGGATTGCATCACCGCCGCGTTTCCTGACCATAAATCTCCATGTACGATCGACGGTTTCGGTTCATGATTCGCAAGTAATTCTGGAATTCGATCCAGTAACCTTGCTCCATTCCGAAACCGTCCCCCATTCCGCGCCCCCAATTCAAGCTGATACCCAATTCGATGTTGAGTAAAAAAATCCGTCCAGTTCGATGTCCAGGAATTGATCTGAGGTGTTGACCCGATCGTATTATTCCGCTCCCATCCGAATGCCGTTGATTTTTGATACCGGTGCATTCGTGCGAGATTTCGTCCCATGTCCGCCCAGGCTTGAGAACTTCCCCGACCTAAATCGAGCCATTCAAGCACAATATAAGCTGAACTTTCTGAAATTCCAGTACAAATCGGTTTCGGAATTCGGATCGCCTCTGCTTCTCTCATGTGTTGTAAGCCGATCACTTCTGCTTCAAACATGGCAAGCTGATCGGCTCGATTGAGCTTTACAAAAAATGTGAGAGTGCCATCACTGATTCGATAACCCTGATTGATGCAGCCACCGCCAACCGAACGTCGATCGCAACTTTCAAACGACTGCGAAATCGCTTGGCTAATCTGAGCATCAATCTGAGTCCACATTTTCTATTTCCCTGGCTTCACAATCACGCAACCGTAAGCGCTCGTTGGCAAATAGGTTTGAGCCGCTTTCTGTAAATCAGTCCCAGACAGCGATTGAATATAAGTCGGATAGTTGAAAGCTGGCTCTAAGTCACCCACCAAAGTTTGATAGTAGCCGTACAAACCAGAACGATCGCTGGGGGTTTCATTGCCAAAGGTGAAATGGTTGGCGACTTGGGTGCGAACGCGATCGAGTTCTGATTGATTCACAAACTCGGTTTGCAAAGACTGAATATGAGAAGCGATCGCGGCTTCTACCGCATCAATGTTCTCAACCGGCAACTGAGCCGAAACGCAGAAAATTCCTTGATGACGATAGCTCATATTGCTGGCAGACACGCTCGACACTAAGCCCTGCTCTTCTCGCAAATCTTTCACGAGTCGTGCAGTCCGTCCATGTCCAAGAATACTCGCCAATCCATCTAGCGCGTAAGTTTGCTGCAAATCAGACATCCCCGGAACGCGCCATAACATCATTAATCTCGCCTGCGTCAGACTGGGATCAACATGCTCATGCCGAATGATTTCGGTGAACGGTTGCTCTGCGGTAGGGGAATTGATTTGTGGCTTATCAGCGGTCGGGGAAATGTGAGAAACGCTCTCTTCGACAACACGAATTAGTTCCTCGACTGGGAGATTTCCAACAGCTACAGCGGTCATCGATCGAGGATGATACCATTCAGCATGAAAATCTCGCATTTCTTGAGCGCTGAGGGTTTCAATCACTGAAGCAGGACCTAAAACTTGTCTACGATAGGGTAAAGTTTCAAATGCCAGTTCGCTCATGTGCTGATAGGTGCGACGGCGAGGATTGTCATTCGATCGACGAATTTCTTCCAGTACGACAAACCGTTCCCGCTCAAAGCCATCATCGGGAATTCGTGCATTCAACACGACATCCATTTGCAGC
Coding sequences within it:
- a CDS encoding hypothetical protein (similar to AA sequence:cyanobase_aa:LBDG_22590), translated to MWTQIDAQISQAISQSFESCDRRSVGGGCINQGYRISDGTLTFFVKLNRADQLAMFEAEVIGLQHMREAEAIRIPKPICTGISESSAYIVLEWLDLGRGSSQAWADMGRNLARMHRYQKSTAFGWERNNTIGSTPQINSWTSNWTDFFTQHRIGYQLELGARNGGRFRNGARLLDRIPELLANHEPKPSIVHGDLWSGNAAVMQSGEPVIFDPATYWGDREVDLAMTELFGGFPAEFYRGYEEIYPTDSGYKTRKTLYNLYHILNHFNLFGGSYESQANRMIDQLIV
- a CDS encoding processing peptidase (similar to AA sequence:cyanobase_aa:LBDG_22580); this encodes MTSTLIRSPKLNAPTIRRLANGLTIIAEQIPVDAVNLNVWLDVGSAVESDAINGMAHFLEHMVFKGTDRLQSGEFEQQIEQCGAVTNAATSQDYTHYYITTAPKDFATLAPLQMDVVLNARIPDDGFERERFVVLEEIRRSNDNPRRRTYQHMSELAFETLPYRRQVLGPASVIETLSAQEMRDFHAEWYHPRSMTAVAVGNLPVEELIRVVEESVSHISPTADKPQINSPTAEQPFTEIIRHEHVDPSLTQARLMMLWRVPGMSDLQQTYALDGLASILGHGRTARLVKDLREEQGLVSSVSASNMSYRHQGIFCVSAQLPVENIDAVEAAIASHIQSLQTEFVNQSELDRVRTQVANHFTFGNETPSDRSGLYGYYQTLVGDLEPAFNYPTYIQSLSGTDLQKAAQTYLPTSAYGCVIVKPGK